Proteins encoded together in one Catellatospora citrea window:
- a CDS encoding MerR family transcriptional regulator: protein MNTGLRSGELADAAGVNLQTLRYYERRGLLAEPQRSPGGHRLYPAEALTLLLVIKTAQRLGFTLDEVAELVDLGTHRHGRRVDSSLQRRAATKLTEIEAKIADLQVIATSLRAALDAGCDDLTTCATSDCCPIPLADLGRGEPTR from the coding sequence ATGAACACGGGACTGCGCAGTGGGGAGCTGGCCGACGCAGCCGGGGTGAACCTGCAAACCCTGCGCTACTACGAACGGCGCGGCCTGCTGGCCGAACCACAGCGCAGCCCCGGCGGGCACCGCCTCTACCCCGCCGAGGCACTAACGCTCCTACTTGTGATCAAGACAGCGCAGCGGCTTGGGTTCACCCTCGACGAGGTCGCCGAACTGGTCGACCTGGGCACCCACCGCCACGGCCGCCGTGTCGACTCCAGCCTGCAACGCCGCGCCGCCACCAAGCTCACCGAAATCGAAGCGAAGATCGCCGACCTGCAAGTCATCGCCACCAGCCTGCGGGCCGCCCTCGACGCCGGATGCGACGACCTGACCACCTGCGCCACCAGCGACTGCTGCCCCATCCCGCTAGCCGACCTCGGCCGAGGAGAACCCACCCGATGA
- a CDS encoding polysaccharide deacetylase family protein yields MTEKSYVLQRTSGSSGVALTFDDGPHPTWTPRVLAVLRARGVKATFCLVGTQVKAHPALVRQIVAEGHTLCNHSWNHEFKLGTWSEAKISSNMRATNNAIHEAVPGAPIRYFRHPGGNWTAAAVRVARSLGMSPLHWTVDPQDWRRPAASTISSRVVKGTRAGGVVLLHDAGGDRSQTLAALPGIISGLRAKYRLIRLPDTL; encoded by the coding sequence GTGACCGAGAAGTCGTACGTCCTGCAGCGCACCAGCGGCTCGTCCGGGGTCGCGCTGACCTTCGACGACGGGCCGCACCCGACCTGGACCCCGCGAGTGCTCGCGGTGCTGCGCGCCAGGGGCGTCAAGGCGACCTTCTGCCTGGTCGGCACCCAGGTCAAGGCACACCCGGCGCTGGTCCGGCAGATCGTCGCCGAGGGCCACACCCTGTGCAACCACAGCTGGAACCACGAGTTCAAGCTCGGCACCTGGTCCGAGGCCAAGATCAGCTCGAACATGCGCGCCACCAACAACGCGATCCACGAGGCCGTGCCCGGCGCACCCATCCGCTACTTCCGGCACCCGGGCGGAAACTGGACAGCGGCCGCCGTACGCGTCGCCCGCAGCCTCGGCATGAGCCCGCTGCACTGGACCGTCGACCCGCAGGACTGGCGCCGCCCCGCCGCCTCCACCATCTCCAGTCGGGTCGTCAAGGGCACCCGCGCCGGGGGCGTGGTGCTGCTCCACGACGCCGGCGGAGACCGCTCGCAGACCCTGGCCGCACTGCCCGGCATCATCTCCGGCCTGCGCGCCAAGTACCGCCTGATCCGCCTGCCCGACACGCTCTGA
- the idi gene encoding isopentenyl-diphosphate Delta-isomerase: MRSREEDLVELVDENGAPCGKATVAHAHTAPGIRHRAFSVHLLDAQGRLLLQQRAAVKTRFALRWANATCGHPGPGEDLVTAASRRLAEEIGVRGVALTEIGVYAYRAVDSSTDRVEDEYDHVLLGIIGPGSEPPRPDPAEVAALRWVHPADLLHSLDERPDDYAPWLAGVTAVAVPALGEVS; this comes from the coding sequence ATGAGGTCTCGCGAAGAAGATCTGGTCGAGCTGGTCGACGAAAACGGCGCACCCTGCGGCAAGGCGACCGTCGCCCACGCGCACACCGCGCCCGGCATCCGGCACCGCGCCTTCTCCGTACACCTGCTCGACGCGCAGGGCCGGCTGCTGCTGCAGCAGCGGGCCGCCGTGAAGACCCGCTTCGCGCTGCGCTGGGCCAACGCGACCTGCGGCCACCCCGGCCCGGGCGAGGACCTGGTCACCGCTGCGTCCCGCCGCCTGGCCGAGGAGATCGGCGTGCGCGGCGTCGCGCTCACCGAGATCGGGGTGTACGCCTACCGCGCCGTCGACTCGTCGACCGACCGCGTCGAGGACGAGTACGACCACGTGCTGCTCGGCATCATCGGGCCCGGCTCGGAGCCCCCGCGCCCGGACCCGGCCGAGGTCGCGGCGCTGCGCTGGGTGCACCCCGCCGATCTGCTCCACTCGCTGGACGAGCGGCCCGACGACTACGCCCCCTGGCTGGCCGGGGTCACCGCGGTGGCGGTCCCCGCGCTCGGTGAGGTGTCCTGA
- the crtI gene encoding phytoene desaturase family protein: MRTVMGPTNHVIVVGAGLGGLSCALHLAGAGREVTVIERSGNPGGQVGVLELDGHRFDTGPTMITAPDLLAEPLAAVGEHLHDWIELIRLDPAYRAHFPDGTTLDVHADTDKMVAAIAKLCGGKEAAGYLRFLRWARRLQQFERRDPAGHWRTLATEGARRRLTDFFADPRTQRLFSFRNLFTGRDHQAASYLDTVTEVWYPRGGMNAVPRALAAAAEKHGVNFRYHTDVTSVETRGGRAVAVHTADGERLTADTVVLNPDLPAAYSLLPGLPPARLRRLTPSPSCVVLHLGTRDDRGGYQRIAHHNLHFGRSWRQTFDEVVNRGELMSDPSILVTNPSRTDPTAAPAGRHTYQVVAPVPNLRTAPVRWDGPVGRRYAGELMATLEARGYLDLGGNLALSYVVTPDDWARQGMAHGTPFASAHTLRQSGPLRPGNLHPTLSNVVFTGSGTRPGVGVPMVLISGRAAARRVVGARA, from the coding sequence GTGCGAACCGTAATGGGGCCGACAAATCATGTGATTGTCGTCGGCGCAGGGCTGGGCGGACTCTCCTGCGCGCTGCACCTCGCCGGGGCAGGCCGCGAAGTGACCGTGATCGAACGCTCCGGCAACCCCGGCGGCCAGGTCGGCGTGCTGGAACTCGACGGGCACCGGTTCGACACCGGCCCCACGATGATCACCGCGCCGGACCTGCTGGCCGAACCGCTGGCGGCGGTCGGTGAGCACCTGCACGACTGGATCGAGCTGATCCGGCTCGACCCCGCCTACCGCGCCCACTTCCCCGACGGCACCACGCTCGACGTGCACGCCGACACGGACAAGATGGTGGCGGCCATCGCGAAGCTGTGCGGCGGCAAGGAGGCCGCGGGCTACCTGCGCTTCCTGCGCTGGGCGCGGCGGCTGCAGCAGTTCGAGCGGCGCGACCCGGCGGGCCACTGGCGCACCCTGGCCACCGAGGGCGCCCGGCGGCGGCTCACCGACTTCTTCGCCGACCCCCGTACGCAGCGGCTGTTCTCCTTCCGCAACCTGTTCACCGGCCGCGACCACCAGGCGGCGTCCTACCTGGACACCGTCACCGAGGTCTGGTACCCGCGCGGCGGCATGAACGCGGTGCCCCGGGCGCTGGCCGCGGCGGCCGAGAAGCACGGCGTGAACTTCCGCTACCACACCGACGTGACCTCGGTGGAGACCCGCGGGGGACGGGCCGTGGCGGTGCACACCGCCGACGGCGAGCGGCTCACCGCCGACACCGTCGTGCTCAACCCCGACCTGCCCGCGGCGTACAGCCTGCTGCCCGGCCTGCCGCCGGCCCGGCTGCGGCGGCTCACCCCGTCGCCGTCCTGCGTGGTGCTGCACCTGGGCACCCGCGACGACCGCGGCGGCTACCAGCGCATCGCCCACCACAACCTGCACTTCGGCCGCTCCTGGCGGCAGACCTTCGACGAGGTGGTCAACCGCGGCGAGCTGATGAGCGACCCCTCGATCCTGGTCACCAACCCGAGCCGGACCGACCCGACGGCCGCCCCCGCGGGCCGCCACACCTACCAGGTGGTCGCGCCGGTGCCCAACCTGCGGACCGCGCCGGTGCGCTGGGACGGGCCCGTGGGCCGCCGCTACGCCGGGGAGCTGATGGCCACCCTGGAGGCCCGGGGCTACCTCGACCTCGGCGGCAACCTGGCGCTGTCCTATGTGGTGACGCCCGACGACTGGGCCCGCCAGGGCATGGCCCACGGCACGCCGTTCGCCAGCGCACACACGCTGCGTCAGAGCGGCCCGCTGCGACCGGGTAACCTTCATCCAACCCTGAGTAACGTCGTCTTCACAGGGTCCGGCACCCGTCCCGGCGTCGGCGTACCCATGGTGCTGATCTCGGGCCGGGCGGCGGCACGTCGAGTGGTCGGAGCACGGGCATGA
- a CDS encoding sialidase family protein, with protein MNEARISRRGLLGAAGAVGVAAGAGMLGAPALAGEKGYRWDNVEIVGGGFVPGIVFNQSEPGLVYARTDIGGAYRWQPSTNRWTPLLDWVGWEKWGWSGVASLATDARDPDRVYAAVGTYTNDWDPNNGAILRSRDRGRTWKVTELPFKLGGNMPGRGMGERLAIDPNRNEVLYLGAPSGHGLWRSTDHGERWAQVTAFPNPGTYRADPNDTSGYSNDLQGVVWVVFDPRTGGRRRRTQTIYAGVADKDNPLYRSTDGGTTWAAVPGAPTGHVPHKGVLDHVGGFLYLATSDTGGPYDGGAGKVWKLDTATDAWTDVTPENGGWGYSGLTIDRQHPGTLVVATQIAWWPDVVFFRTTDGGATWTRSWDWGAWPNRVKRYDLDITDAPWLTWNATPALPEEAPKLGWMTESLEIDPFDSDRLLYGTGATVYATDNLTDWDTGGTVHIEVRARGLEETAVLDLVSPPAGAHLISALGDVGGFVHHDFADPGLMFANPTHGSTTGLDFAGLVPGTVVRVGNPTGGERFGISYDGGATWTPAASQPDGISGGGRVAVNADGTHVLWSPDGAAVHHSADGGATWTPSSGVPAGARVESDRVDPARMYAFAAGTFHVSADGGATFTAAATGLPAEGDVRFQAVPGNAGDIWLAGGKTGGAYGMWRSTDGGRTFTRLAGVDEADNVGFGKAAPHRTYPAVYTSAKVRGVRGIFRSDDGGRRWTRLNDDRHQWAWTGAVVIGDPRVYGRVYVGTNGRGIIVGEPR; from the coding sequence ATGAACGAGGCACGGATCTCCCGCCGCGGCCTGCTGGGCGCCGCGGGCGCGGTCGGCGTCGCCGCCGGAGCGGGCATGCTCGGCGCGCCCGCGCTGGCCGGCGAGAAGGGCTACCGCTGGGACAACGTCGAGATCGTCGGGGGCGGCTTCGTCCCCGGGATCGTGTTCAACCAGTCCGAACCAGGCCTGGTGTACGCCCGCACCGACATCGGCGGGGCCTACCGCTGGCAGCCGTCCACGAACCGGTGGACGCCGCTGCTGGACTGGGTGGGCTGGGAGAAGTGGGGCTGGTCGGGGGTGGCGAGCCTGGCCACCGACGCCCGTGACCCGGACCGGGTCTACGCCGCCGTCGGGACGTACACCAACGACTGGGACCCGAACAACGGGGCGATCCTGCGCTCGCGCGACCGGGGCCGCACCTGGAAGGTCACCGAGCTGCCGTTCAAGCTGGGCGGCAACATGCCGGGCCGGGGCATGGGCGAGCGCCTGGCGATCGATCCGAACCGCAACGAGGTCCTCTACCTGGGCGCGCCGAGCGGGCACGGGCTGTGGCGCAGCACCGACCACGGCGAGCGCTGGGCGCAGGTGACCGCGTTCCCGAACCCGGGCACGTACCGCGCCGACCCGAACGACACCAGTGGCTACTCCAACGACCTGCAGGGCGTGGTCTGGGTCGTGTTCGACCCGCGCACCGGCGGGCGGCGGCGGCGCACGCAGACGATCTACGCGGGCGTGGCCGACAAGGACAACCCGCTCTACCGCTCCACCGACGGCGGGACCACCTGGGCCGCGGTGCCGGGCGCGCCGACCGGGCACGTGCCGCACAAGGGCGTGCTCGACCACGTGGGCGGGTTCCTCTACCTGGCCACGAGTGACACCGGTGGGCCGTACGACGGGGGTGCGGGCAAGGTCTGGAAGCTCGACACCGCCACGGACGCGTGGACCGACGTCACGCCGGAGAACGGCGGCTGGGGCTACTCGGGTCTGACGATCGACCGGCAGCATCCGGGCACGCTCGTGGTGGCCACGCAGATCGCCTGGTGGCCCGACGTGGTGTTCTTCCGCACCACGGACGGCGGCGCGACGTGGACCCGGTCCTGGGACTGGGGCGCCTGGCCGAACCGGGTCAAGCGCTACGACCTCGACATCACCGACGCCCCGTGGCTGACCTGGAACGCGACCCCGGCCCTGCCGGAGGAGGCCCCGAAGCTGGGCTGGATGACGGAGTCCCTGGAGATCGACCCGTTCGACTCGGACCGGCTGCTCTACGGCACCGGGGCGACGGTCTACGCGACGGACAACCTCACCGACTGGGACACCGGCGGCACCGTGCACATCGAGGTGCGGGCCCGGGGTCTGGAGGAGACGGCGGTGCTCGACCTGGTCAGCCCGCCTGCGGGCGCGCACCTGATCTCCGCGCTCGGGGACGTCGGCGGCTTCGTGCACCACGACTTCGCCGATCCCGGGCTGATGTTCGCGAACCCGACCCACGGCAGCACCACCGGGCTGGACTTCGCCGGGCTCGTGCCGGGCACCGTGGTGCGGGTCGGCAACCCGACGGGCGGGGAGCGCTTCGGCATCTCGTACGACGGCGGCGCGACCTGGACCCCCGCGGCGTCGCAGCCGGACGGGATCTCCGGCGGCGGGCGGGTCGCGGTGAACGCCGACGGCACGCACGTGCTCTGGTCGCCCGACGGCGCGGCGGTGCACCACTCCGCCGACGGCGGCGCGACCTGGACGCCCAGCTCCGGGGTGCCGGCGGGAGCGCGGGTGGAGTCCGACCGGGTCGACCCGGCCCGGATGTACGCCTTCGCCGCCGGGACCTTCCACGTCAGCGCCGACGGCGGGGCCACCTTCACGGCCGCGGCGACCGGCCTGCCGGCCGAGGGCGACGTGCGCTTCCAGGCGGTGCCCGGCAACGCCGGCGACATCTGGCTGGCAGGCGGCAAGACCGGCGGGGCGTACGGCATGTGGCGCTCCACCGACGGCGGCCGCACCTTCACGCGGCTGGCCGGCGTGGACGAGGCCGACAACGTGGGCTTCGGCAAGGCGGCGCCGCACCGGACCTACCCGGCCGTCTACACCAGCGCCAAGGTGCGCGGGGTCCGCGGGATCTTCCGCTCGGACGACGGCGGCCGCCGCTGGACCCGGCTGAACGACGACCGGCACCAGTGGGCGTGGACCGGAGCGGTCGTGATCGGCGACCCGCGGGTCTACGGCCGGGTGTACGTCGGCACCAACGGCCGCGGCATCATCGTCGGCGAACCGCGCTGA
- a CDS encoding cellulose binding domain-containing protein produces the protein MQPRARRTRTLAGTLAATLTAGALAVVTQLAGGTPAAAASSEPYTWKNVRIDGGGFVPGIIFNPTEQNLIYARTDIGGAYRWNQSTSSWIPLLDFAGWDHWNYNGVLSLATDPVQTSKVYAAVGMYLNSWDPNNGAILRSSDKGATWAATTLPFKVGGNMPGRGMGERLAIDPNRNSTLYFGAEAGNGLWRSTDSGVTWAKVTNFPNAGNYVQDPADTNNYLNFSQGIGWVAFDKSTGTAGNTTQTIYVGVADLQNTVYRSLNGGTSWERVAGQPTGYLAHQGEIAGGYLYITTSDKGGPYDGGHGDVWKMQLSTGAWTQISPVPSSDTSNNYFGYSGLSVDRQNPNTLMVTGYSSWYPDTFIWRSTDGGATWRQFYDYAWPNRTNRYTLNISGVPWLDFNEQKSAPEQSPKLGWMTEALEIDPFNANRMLFGTGATIYGTTNLTALDTGGMVALSPFIKGLEETAVLDLISPPTGTSPLISGVGDIGGFRHTNLDVVPDMFDMPYFGSTNSLDYAELNPSYVVRVGKGARTANGQTNIGVSSDGGANWWSGSSPSGAQGGTVALNANGTRVVWSTEANGVFYATSFGGGFSQASGAPATAKVESDRVNPNKFYALYNGTFYVSTNGGQSFTSTATGLGATGNFKAMPGVEGEIWLAGETGVYRSTNSGTSFTKFAASASGVGIGFGKAAPGRTNMAVYTMATIDGVRGVYRSNDVGATWVRINDAQHQYGNAGDAITGDPRTYGRVYLGTNGRGIIYGDATVTPSSPPPSPSASTSASPSASPSASASPSASPSASPSTPPSPSASPSPSGPGGKACTATYKVLNSWPGGFTGELKVTSTGTVATAGWRVNFTFTAGQVISQMWGGIRTQTGSAVQAVNEGYNGALAPAASTTAGFNASWNNSSNPIPSPVTCTAL, from the coding sequence ATGCAACCCCGTGCCCGAAGAACCCGCACCCTCGCCGGCACCCTCGCCGCCACGCTGACGGCCGGCGCGCTGGCGGTCGTCACCCAGCTGGCCGGGGGCACCCCGGCCGCGGCGGCCTCGTCCGAGCCGTACACCTGGAAGAACGTCCGCATCGACGGTGGCGGGTTCGTGCCCGGCATCATCTTCAACCCGACCGAGCAGAACCTGATCTACGCCCGCACCGACATCGGCGGCGCGTACCGCTGGAACCAGTCCACCAGCAGCTGGATCCCGTTGCTGGACTTCGCCGGCTGGGACCACTGGAACTACAACGGCGTGCTCAGCCTCGCCACCGACCCGGTGCAGACCAGCAAGGTGTACGCCGCGGTCGGCATGTACCTCAACAGCTGGGACCCGAACAACGGCGCCATCCTGCGCTCCTCCGACAAGGGCGCCACCTGGGCCGCCACCACGCTGCCGTTCAAGGTCGGCGGCAACATGCCCGGCCGCGGCATGGGCGAGCGCCTGGCGATCGACCCGAACCGCAACAGCACCCTCTACTTCGGCGCGGAGGCCGGCAACGGCCTGTGGCGCAGCACCGACTCGGGCGTGACCTGGGCCAAGGTCACCAACTTCCCGAACGCCGGCAACTACGTGCAGGACCCGGCCGACACGAACAACTACCTGAACTTCAGCCAGGGCATCGGCTGGGTGGCGTTCGACAAGTCCACCGGCACCGCCGGCAACACCACGCAGACGATCTACGTCGGCGTCGCGGACCTGCAGAACACCGTGTACCGCAGCCTCAACGGCGGCACCAGCTGGGAGCGCGTCGCGGGCCAGCCCACCGGCTACCTGGCGCACCAGGGTGAGATCGCGGGCGGCTACCTCTACATCACCACCAGCGACAAGGGCGGCCCGTACGACGGCGGCCACGGCGACGTGTGGAAGATGCAGCTGTCCACCGGCGCCTGGACCCAGATCAGCCCGGTCCCGTCCAGCGACACCAGCAACAACTACTTCGGCTACTCGGGCCTGTCGGTCGACCGGCAGAACCCGAACACGCTGATGGTCACCGGCTACAGCTCCTGGTATCCGGACACGTTCATCTGGCGCAGCACCGACGGCGGCGCGACCTGGCGGCAGTTCTACGACTACGCCTGGCCGAACCGGACCAACCGCTACACCCTGAACATCTCCGGTGTGCCGTGGCTGGACTTCAACGAGCAGAAGTCGGCCCCCGAGCAGTCGCCGAAGCTGGGCTGGATGACCGAGGCGCTGGAGATCGACCCGTTCAACGCCAACCGCATGCTGTTCGGCACCGGCGCGACGATCTACGGCACCACCAACCTCACCGCCCTGGACACCGGCGGCATGGTCGCGCTGAGCCCGTTCATCAAGGGCCTGGAGGAGACCGCGGTGCTGGACCTGATCAGCCCGCCGACCGGCACCTCGCCGCTGATCTCCGGCGTCGGCGACATCGGCGGCTTCCGGCACACCAACCTCGACGTGGTCCCGGACATGTTCGACATGCCGTACTTCGGCAGCACGAACAGCCTCGACTACGCCGAGCTGAACCCGAGCTACGTGGTCCGGGTCGGCAAGGGGGCGCGCACCGCCAACGGGCAGACCAACATCGGCGTGTCCAGCGACGGCGGCGCGAACTGGTGGTCGGGCAGCTCGCCGAGCGGCGCGCAGGGCGGCACCGTCGCGCTGAACGCCAACGGCACCCGCGTGGTCTGGAGCACCGAGGCCAACGGCGTCTTCTACGCCACCAGCTTCGGTGGAGGCTTCAGCCAGGCCAGCGGGGCGCCCGCCACGGCGAAGGTCGAGTCGGACCGGGTCAACCCGAACAAGTTCTACGCCCTCTACAACGGCACGTTCTACGTCAGCACCAACGGCGGGCAGAGCTTCACCAGCACCGCCACCGGGCTGGGCGCGACCGGCAACTTCAAGGCGATGCCGGGCGTCGAGGGCGAGATCTGGCTGGCCGGGGAGACCGGTGTGTACCGGTCGACCAACTCCGGCACGTCGTTCACCAAGTTCGCGGCGTCGGCCAGCGGCGTGGGCATCGGCTTCGGCAAGGCGGCGCCGGGCCGCACCAACATGGCGGTCTACACCATGGCCACCATCGACGGTGTACGCGGCGTGTACCGCTCCAACGACGTCGGCGCGACCTGGGTCCGCATCAACGACGCGCAGCACCAGTACGGCAACGCCGGTGACGCCATCACCGGCGACCCCCGCACCTACGGCCGCGTCTACCTGGGCACCAACGGCCGGGGCATCATCTACGGCGACGCCACGGTGACCCCGTCCAGCCCGCCGCCGAGCCCGTCGGCGTCGACCTCCGCGTCGCCGTCGGCGTCCCCGTCGGCCTCGGCCTCGCCCAGCGCGTCGCCGAGCGCATCGCCGAGCACGCCACCCTCCCCGTCCGCCTCGCCCAGCCCGTCCGGGCCGGGCGGCAAGGCGTGCACGGCGACGTACAAGGTGCTCAACTCGTGGCCCGGCGGGTTCACCGGCGAGCTGAAGGTGACCAGCACCGGCACGGTCGCCACGGCCGGCTGGCGGGTCAACTTCACCTTCACCGCCGGACAGGTGATCTCGCAGATGTGGGGCGGCATCAGGACCCAGACCGGGTCCGCGGTGCAGGCCGTCAACGAGGGCTACAACGGCGCGCTCGCACCCGCCGCCAGCACGACAGCGGGCTTCAACGCCTCCTGGAACAACAGCTCCAACCCGATCCCGTCGCCGGTGACCTGCACGGCGCTGTGA
- a CDS encoding AAA family ATPase — translation MTPVPMVGRAAELAELVRRWSQVRQGGPTPAAVVSITGAAGIGKSRLVASALAAFSPAPAAVLYGVARLHTPAPYDWLAAVLSGRDTHDLPVPADGLAWLAQDPHAPSERYAPGALLRLAVRTVRALVGAGPAVLVVEDLHALDPASLNLVGELAAAPDLPALLLVTSRPPDAADSPELVARTLARLSGARGAVRQHLGPLGPAEVAEVVTQVHGAIPEHLAGAVCERTGGNPYWLVELLAATAGRGPQALLDEPLPGHLRPAAAPEPAELTAREQEVLRCLAAGMSNKQMARTLDISIRTVAVHVSNLLRKTGSASRTEAALWAVRRG, via the coding sequence ATGACGCCGGTGCCGATGGTGGGACGCGCGGCCGAGCTGGCGGAGCTCGTGCGGCGGTGGTCACAGGTCCGCCAGGGCGGCCCGACGCCCGCCGCCGTGGTGTCGATCACAGGGGCGGCCGGTATCGGCAAGTCGCGCCTGGTCGCGAGCGCGCTCGCGGCGTTCTCGCCGGCCCCGGCGGCGGTGCTGTACGGCGTGGCGCGGCTGCACACCCCGGCGCCGTACGACTGGCTGGCGGCGGTGCTCAGCGGCCGGGACACCCACGATCTGCCGGTGCCCGCCGACGGCCTGGCCTGGCTGGCGCAGGATCCGCACGCGCCGAGCGAGCGCTACGCGCCCGGCGCGCTGCTGCGGCTCGCGGTGCGGACCGTGCGGGCGCTGGTCGGCGCGGGTCCGGCGGTGCTGGTGGTGGAGGATCTGCACGCGCTCGACCCGGCCAGCCTCAACCTGGTCGGCGAGCTTGCTGCCGCGCCCGACCTGCCGGCGCTGCTCCTGGTGACCAGCCGCCCGCCGGACGCCGCGGACTCGCCGGAGCTGGTGGCCCGGACGCTCGCCCGGCTGTCCGGTGCGCGGGGGGCGGTCCGCCAGCACCTGGGCCCGCTGGGGCCGGCCGAGGTGGCGGAGGTCGTCACGCAGGTGCACGGCGCGATCCCGGAGCACCTGGCCGGGGCTGTCTGCGAGCGGACCGGCGGCAACCCGTACTGGCTGGTCGAGTTGCTCGCCGCGACGGCCGGGCGGGGCCCGCAGGCGCTGCTCGACGAGCCGCTGCCCGGCCACCTGCGGCCGGCCGCCGCGCCGGAACCGGCCGAGCTGACCGCGCGCGAGCAGGAGGTGCTGCGCTGCCTGGCGGCCGGCATGTCCAACAAGCAGATGGCCCGGACCCTGGACATCTCCATCCGCACGGTCGCGGTGCACGTGTCCAACCTGCTGCGCAAGACGGGCTCGGCCTCGCGGACCGAGGCGGCGCTGTGGGCGGTGCGCCGGGGCTGA
- a CDS encoding PP2C family protein-serine/threonine phosphatase: MTLSLHAVARTDAGLVRENNEDSAFAGRRFVAVADGVGGSPSGEVASRIVIETLAPLEQDGTRHGADVLLAELAVANRRIREAIEAEPAIDGMGTTLTAVLLGPDNATLLHVGDSRAYLVRGGRLRQLTVDDTLVQAMVERGLLAPEEVRHHPHRSIITQAVQGREFTPTVTTLTLEIGDRLLLCSDGLSDIVTDEALAEVLGGYTDAEAIADRLIKLALAAGAPDNVTVVVADVTAYAF; this comes from the coding sequence ATGACCCTGAGCCTGCACGCCGTCGCCCGCACCGATGCCGGACTCGTCCGTGAGAACAACGAGGACTCGGCGTTTGCGGGCAGGCGTTTCGTGGCGGTGGCCGACGGTGTCGGCGGCTCCCCGTCAGGCGAGGTGGCCAGCCGGATCGTCATCGAGACCCTGGCCCCGCTGGAGCAGGACGGCACCCGGCACGGGGCGGACGTGCTGCTGGCGGAGCTGGCCGTGGCCAACCGGCGCATCCGCGAGGCCATCGAGGCCGAACCCGCGATCGACGGTATGGGCACGACGCTCACCGCGGTGCTGCTCGGCCCCGACAACGCGACGCTGCTGCACGTCGGCGACTCCCGGGCCTACCTGGTGCGCGGCGGCAGGCTGCGCCAGCTCACCGTGGACGACACGCTGGTCCAGGCGATGGTCGAGCGCGGCCTGCTCGCCCCCGAGGAGGTCCGGCACCACCCGCACCGCTCGATCATCACCCAGGCGGTGCAGGGCCGCGAGTTCACGCCGACCGTCACCACGCTGACCCTGGAGATCGGCGACCGGCTGCTGCTGTGCAGCGACGGCCTGTCCGACATCGTCACCGACGAGGCGCTGGCCGAGGTGCTGGGCGGGTACACCGACGCGGAGGCCATCGCCGACCGGCTGATCAAGCTGGCGCTCGCCGCCGGTGCGCCGGACAACGTGACGGTGGTCGTCGCCGACGTCACCGCGTACGCCTTCTGA